From Bacteroidales bacterium, the proteins below share one genomic window:
- a CDS encoding DUF4160 domain-containing protein produces the protein MPKIFEYLGIIIFFYSNEHEPIHVHAKKGEFESKAEFYLENGIIYEIKISNIKGIKPLKGKELKNFKEFLTVYGEKIVEKWIDYFVYHKDIKFERINKKIK, from the coding sequence ATGCCTAAAATATTTGAATATCTTGGTATTATAATTTTTTTCTATTCCAATGAACATGAACCGATTCATGTACATGCAAAAAAGGGAGAATTTGAAAGCAAAGCAGAATTCTATTTAGAAAATGGTATTATTTATGAAATAAAAATTTCTAATATTAAAGGGATAAAACCGTTAAAAGGTAAAGAGTTAAAAAATTTTAAAGAATTCTTAACTGTTTATGGCGAAAAAATTGTCGAAAAATGGATAGATTATTTTGTTTATCATAAAGATATTAAATTTGAAAGAATTAATAAAAAAATCAAATGA
- the pyrB gene encoding aspartate carbamoyltransferase produces MKNLISMRDVSSEDILKLINLAGKIEKKEVNVDFTGKLAALLFFEPSTRTHFSFETAVKKLGGNTFSMSGTSSTSVKKGETLSDTLMTISMYADIIVMRHIIEGAARFAAETVDIPVINAGDGTNQHPTQAMLDLYSIQKTQGSLKNLTIGMVGDLRLGRTVHSLSQALSDFNPKFYFASPGHLQMPNYIKDDLDKNGIEYHEIEDIKEVMHELDIMYVTRIQKERFAVLEDYEKVKDSYIITKKLLEGVKNNFKVLHPLPRVNEITTEVDDTKYAYYFQQAKNGVFMRQAIITTLLNLKY; encoded by the coding sequence TTTCAATGCGAGATGTCAGCAGTGAGGACATTCTTAAACTAATTAATTTAGCGGGGAAGATTGAAAAAAAAGAAGTTAATGTTGATTTTACAGGGAAATTGGCAGCATTGCTGTTTTTTGAGCCGTCAACACGAACACATTTTTCTTTTGAAACTGCCGTGAAAAAACTCGGAGGAAATACTTTCTCAATGTCGGGAACAAGTTCAACTTCAGTCAAGAAAGGCGAAACTTTATCAGATACTCTTATGACGATAAGTATGTATGCTGATATAATTGTGATGAGACACATAATTGAAGGGGCTGCTCGATTTGCTGCCGAAACCGTTGATATTCCTGTTATAAATGCCGGTGACGGAACCAATCAACATCCTACACAAGCCATGCTTGATCTTTATTCCATTCAAAAAACACAAGGCAGTTTGAAAAATCTTACTATTGGGATGGTAGGTGATTTAAGATTGGGAAGAACAGTACATTCATTATCTCAAGCTTTGTCTGATTTTAATCCGAAATTCTATTTTGCCTCTCCCGGCCACTTACAGATGCCCAATTATATTAAAGATGATTTAGATAAAAACGGCATTGAATATCATGAAATTGAAGATATAAAAGAAGTTATGCACGAACTTGATATTATGTATGTTACACGAATACAAAAAGAACGATTTGCAGTTTTGGAAGATTACGAGAAAGTAAAAGATTCATACATTATTACAAAAAAGTTACTTGAGGGCGTTAAAAATAATTTTAAAGTATTGCATCCTCTGCCGCGAGTGAATGAAATTACCACAGAAGTTGACGATACCAAATATGCTTATTATTTTCAACAAGCGAAAAACGGTGTTTTTATGAGACAGGCAATAATTACGACATTACTAAATTTAAAGTATTAA
- the pyrI gene encoding aspartate carbamoyltransferase regulatory subunit codes for MNKEKLKVDPIKNGTVIDHITAGKALQVADILNIGNSKREIMIGVNLTSRKMGKKDIIKIEDRELSKEEANSIALISPTATLIIINDYEVVKKFGIDIPKEINQHIICPNSNCITNIEQVKTRFEFAGKDPIEVRCSYCEKKYFIDEVKFSF; via the coding sequence ATGAATAAAGAAAAACTAAAAGTAGATCCGATAAAAAACGGAACCGTAATTGATCACATAACAGCCGGGAAAGCATTACAAGTTGCAGATATTCTTAATATCGGCAATTCAAAAAGAGAGATTATGATTGGTGTTAATCTCACAAGCCGAAAAATGGGCAAGAAAGATATTATTAAGATTGAAGATCGAGAATTGTCTAAAGAGGAAGCAAACAGTATTGCTCTTATTTCACCTACTGCAACCCTTATTATTATTAATGATTATGAAGTTGTAAAGAAATTCGGTATTGACATTCCCAAAGAAATTAATCAGCATATTATTTGTCCGAATTCAAATTGTATTACAAATATTGAACAAGTAAAAACACGCTTTGAATTTGCCGGAAAAGACCCGATAGAAGTCAGATGTTCGTATTGCGAAAAGAAATACTTTATTGATGAGGTGAAGTTTAGTTTTTGA
- a CDS encoding DUF2442 domain-containing protein has product MRIVEEYSETYEKQIKVVSANYIGDYAIRIKFSDDSEKLVDFKYFIVNSIHQTVKKYVDEDLFKKFNIADGNINWKDYDLIFPVWDLYTGNI; this is encoded by the coding sequence ATGAGAATAGTAGAAGAATATTCAGAAACTTATGAAAAACAGATAAAAGTTGTTTCTGCAAACTATATTGGTGATTATGCTATAAGAATAAAATTTTCTGATGACAGTGAAAAATTAGTTGATTTCAAATATTTTATTGTCAATTCAATACATCAAACTGTAAAAAAGTATGTTGATGAAGACTTATTTAAGAAATTTAATATTGCTGACGGAAATATAAATTGGAAAGATTATGATTTGATATTTCCTGTTTGGGATTTATATACCGGAAATATTTGA